One window from the genome of Salvelinus namaycush isolate Seneca chromosome 19, SaNama_1.0, whole genome shotgun sequence encodes:
- the LOC120063672 gene encoding trace amine-associated receptor 13c-like, translating into MEKHEDVQYCFQDRNSSCRKALLSTAIYITLYIFFSLISAVTVFLNVLVIISISHFKQLHTPTNLLILSLAVSDLLVGLIVIPVMTVAITESCWVFGEYFCVFLLYISCLCPSLSLGSLVLISIDRYVAVCDPLLYHSKITITRLMCCISITWCCCIIYNAAIIKDIVNVQIPSRCLKECFIVEGSIWGNIIDLVVTMVVPCSIIITLYMKIFVVARSQARKVFSKEAVSVSGVKTVQANKSERKATKTLSIVVFTYLICWIPFIFSFFFLSFLIDNLSFIISFLPFVNSLINPIIYAFFYPWFKVTAKHILTLKLRRS; encoded by the coding sequence atggaGAAACATGAAGATGTTCAATACTGTTTTCAAGACAGAAACTCTTCTTGCAGAAAGGCTTTGCTATCGACAGCTATCTACATAACACTGTACATCTTCTTCTCATTGATTTCAGCAGTTACAGTATTTTTGAACGTACTGGTGatcatctccatctctcacttCAAGCAGCTCCACACTCCAACCAACCTGCTCatcctctctctggctgtgtcAGATCTCCTGGTGGGACTGATTGTGATACCTGTAATGACTGTAGCAATAACGGAATCATGTTGGGTTTTTGGggaatatttctgtgtgtttcttcTCTACATTAGTTGTTTATGTCCTTCTTTATCTCTGGGCAGTTTGGTCTTGATATCTATTGACCGCTATGTTGCTGTGTGTGATCCCTTATTGTACCActctaaaataacaataacaagatTGATGTGTTGTATATCCATTACCTGGTGTTGTTGTATCATATACAATGCTGCTATTATAAAGGACATTGTAAATGTACAGATACCCAGTAGGTGTTTGAAAGAATGTTTTATTGTTGAAGGGTCAATCTGGGGTAATATCATTGACCTTGTAGTTACAATGGTTGTCCCATGCTCTATTATTATAACACTTTATATGAAAATCTTTGTGGTGGCCAGATCACAGGCCAGAAAGGTATTTTCAAAAGAGGCTGTCAGTGTGTCTGGTGTTAAAACTGTACAGGCAAATAAGTCTGAGAGAAAAGCAACAAAAACTCTGTCTATTGTTGTTTTCACCTATCTCATTTGTTGGATTCCATTtatattttcttttttctttctttctttcttaattgACAATTTATCATTCATCATCAGCTTTCTGCCATTTGTTAATTCCTTAATTAATCCAATAATTTATGCTTTCTTTTATCCATGGTTCAAAGTGACAGCTAAACATATTTTAACTCTGAAGTTAAGGCGTTCATAG